From a region of the Synechococcus sp. PCC 7502 genome:
- a CDS encoding biotin--[acetyl-CoA-carboxylase] ligase translates to MPSNFQVIYYESLDSTNSEAWRLIDQGIGSEGVVIVAKTQTSGRGQRDHLWQSDLGGLYLSVIFQPQQPAQAVAQMTIWSAWGIANALRTVVPDLKIKWLNDLVVANRKLGGILTETRVTGGIITHAVLGVGINWLNEVPTVGIALADLASNVENLETLESLVLSGINQGWHYWQDQGIDAILPKYLQLLSSYSVQVGDRSGTIIAVTSAGDLVVQWHNNLGTSTLMPGSISLGYGISDCS, encoded by the coding sequence ATGCCCAGTAATTTTCAAGTTATCTACTATGAATCTCTGGATTCTACCAATAGCGAAGCATGGCGATTAATCGATCAAGGTATTGGTTCTGAAGGTGTAGTAATTGTGGCAAAAACTCAAACCTCTGGGCGAGGACAACGGGATCATCTTTGGCAGTCTGACCTTGGGGGTTTATATTTATCGGTGATTTTTCAGCCGCAGCAACCTGCTCAAGCAGTCGCCCAAATGACGATATGGAGTGCGTGGGGAATTGCTAATGCCCTAAGAACAGTGGTTCCCGACCTAAAAATTAAGTGGTTGAATGACTTAGTAGTTGCCAATCGTAAGTTGGGAGGGATTTTAACTGAAACTAGGGTTACGGGTGGAATTATTACCCATGCAGTTTTGGGAGTGGGGATCAATTGGTTAAATGAGGTGCCAACTGTGGGGATTGCCTTGGCAGATTTGGCAAGTAATGTGGAAAACTTAGAAACTTTGGAATCTTTAGTACTTTCAGGGATCAATCAGGGCTGGCATTATTGGCAGGATCAAGGCATTGACGCAATTTTACCTAAATATTTACAGCTACTTTCTAGTTACTCAGTCCAAGTTGGCGATCGCTCTGGTACAATTATCGCCGTGACAAGTGCAGGAGATTTGGTCGTGCAATGGCATAATAACTTAGGAACATCTACGCTTATGCCCGGTTCTATTTCCTTGGGTTATGGCATTTCAGATTGCAGTTAA
- a CDS encoding PAS domain S-box protein, whose product MAVSGTEAPINITDLVFQVSLDPMVVVTIPDCRITNVNDAFCEICEYQHSEIIGATGLELNLWDKPDDHNRFVQPLISHQSVKGFETNLRSRSGRIRRILISAQVFEHGQETLGVMSIKDITDRLETEKAYRLLFENNPKPMWIYDPDTWQFLEVNEAAIALYGYSRLEFLSMTLADIRPKEDIPILNQAVTSFLSKTGMLEEDAHWRHQKKDGTIFDVEVSSHKISWQGKLSHFVMAEDISDRKAVEVQLSESLQLIHSHFHNSPLAVIQWDKNHHITHWSEQAEKIFGWTEADILNIDYQSWQFVHEDDFDRVAVKVRELYNGGKYSQIQVENRNYTKDGRIITCEWHNSAIFDNDGNLISVLSFAQDISDRKATEQQLKASLQLVNAHLDNSPLAVIQWDQNFCVTQWSKQAEIIFGWTKAEVIGQNFLNWQFIHEDDFDQVIARVHEPYSRGENLQIQHLNRNYTKDGRIIICEWHNSAIFDDNGKLVSILSMAQDISDRKRTEEALIKSENLLNATQKMAKVGGWSYQLDSNQIFWTEEIYRIHDLPLDFEINLVEDLDYLVNFYTEGNSQIIKQLFQRAVDYGESYDFESPFITAKGRYLWVRTSGEVIKENDKVISISGTLMDITDQKLSELSLRASEEKFRKLAEDIPCMIYSYMVYPDGSDSFKYVSPRCWDILELDPELLMADSNYLWSMVFPEDMAIMRERIANSVSSCSEFSGEFRICTSQGIRWLEAVSYPKSNNSSDEDIDITWEGFIFDISDRKLSEIALKSSEEKFRNLAEKIPCVIYSYDTYADGTDAFTYINPKSWDILEVESKLLMTDSSLFWNKVFPEDLMMLKQKIAETTNDYFIAEYRIYTSKGERWLRSISYPEHRINGNINWNGFTLDVTDRKLAEQKLQTSLNQVDNHFNNSPLAIIQWDSDHHVVRWSKQAELIFGWTEDEVMAMDYPSWQFVHAEDTDRVAAEFRSLYNSSGNKRIEVENRNYTKDGRVIYAEWYASAIFDDDGNLISVLTFAQDISDRKQQEQQIQETQTFLNSIIENIPSIILVKDAKDLRFSLINEAGEELLGKSRSEVLGKTNYDLHTDQNAEYLTSRDREAIDLVKIVDIPELIINTANRGSRLLHTRKVPILDRNGTVQYLLTISEDISELKVMEKSLQQKLKQEQMLFEISNRIRRDLDLQTILGTTVRELREALQCDRVIIYRFNPDWSGNFVAEAVGKGWNPLMAVTVDEEMILEYDQSIADERCYVRELTTISGSDLTDTYLRNHQGGIYRTQTNYLCVKNIYEMGFSPCYIDLLEDLGIKAYITIPIYEGDKLWGLLASYQNSGFRNWQEDEVAIAIQIANQLGISVRQAELFDQIRQQAAELKIAKEAAEASTRAKSEFLAMMSHEIRTPMNAVIGMTDLLTTTQLDEEQLDFVETIRSGGYALLSVINDILDFSKIEANGLELALEPFGLRACLDSITSLLSAKALENNLILSIQVDRRIPETLIGDVNRLRQILINLVGNSLKFTETGTVQVQVKLLHKEGIDCKVQFDVIDTGIGIASDRLQRLFQPFQQGDSSITRRYGGTGLGLVISKRLCEIMGGNMWVKSTLGLGSTFSFMVNLRLSLETEVKQVSPQLLTNLPSSLRILIAEDNQINQKVASTMLKRLGYDVEIANNGLEALEKMRIYPFDLIFMDMQMPEMDGLTATRQIRSEFCLEDQPLIVAMTANVSTDCMEECFAAGMDEFVAKPVRQDDLIKAIAKLFP is encoded by the coding sequence ATGGCAGTATCTGGTACAGAAGCCCCCATTAATATTACTGACCTAGTATTCCAAGTCAGCCTAGACCCGATGGTTGTGGTAACTATACCTGATTGCCGCATTACCAATGTTAATGATGCCTTCTGTGAGATTTGCGAATATCAACATTCTGAAATAATTGGTGCCACGGGACTAGAGTTAAATCTCTGGGATAAGCCCGACGATCATAATCGGTTTGTGCAGCCATTAATTTCCCATCAGTCAGTTAAAGGTTTTGAAACTAACTTAAGGTCAAGAAGTGGCAGGATTCGGCGGATTCTGATATCAGCGCAGGTGTTTGAGCATGGGCAGGAAACTTTAGGGGTGATGTCGATTAAAGATATTACCGATCGCCTAGAAACTGAAAAAGCTTATAGACTACTATTTGAGAATAATCCCAAGCCCATGTGGATTTATGACCCAGATACATGGCAATTTTTAGAGGTAAATGAAGCGGCGATCGCTCTATATGGATATTCTCGGTTAGAGTTTTTATCCATGACCCTTGCGGATATTCGTCCCAAGGAGGATATTCCCATCCTAAACCAAGCGGTTACAAGCTTTTTAAGTAAAACGGGAATGCTTGAGGAGGATGCTCACTGGCGACACCAAAAAAAAGATGGCACTATTTTTGATGTAGAAGTTAGTTCCCATAAAATATCGTGGCAGGGTAAGTTATCTCATTTTGTCATGGCTGAAGATATAAGCGATCGCAAAGCTGTCGAAGTTCAATTAAGTGAATCTCTGCAATTAATCCATTCTCATTTTCATAATTCTCCCTTAGCTGTAATCCAGTGGGATAAAAATCATCACATTACCCATTGGTCAGAACAGGCAGAAAAGATATTTGGCTGGACTGAGGCTGATATTCTAAATATAGATTATCAGAGTTGGCAATTTGTCCATGAGGATGATTTTGATCGAGTGGCGGTGAAGGTAAGGGAACTATACAATGGTGGTAAATATAGCCAGATTCAAGTTGAGAATCGTAACTACACCAAAGATGGCAGAATAATTACCTGTGAATGGCATAACTCCGCAATTTTTGATAATGATGGCAATTTGATTTCCGTACTTTCCTTTGCCCAAGATATTAGCGATCGCAAAGCTACAGAACAGCAATTAAAAGCCTCCTTGCAACTTGTTAATGCCCACCTAGATAATTCACCTTTGGCAGTGATTCAATGGGATCAAAATTTTTGTGTTACCCAATGGTCAAAGCAGGCAGAAATTATATTTGGTTGGACTAAAGCTGAGGTAATTGGTCAAAATTTCTTAAATTGGCAATTTATCCATGAGGATGACTTTGATCAAGTTATCGCTAGGGTTCATGAGCCTTATAGTAGAGGTGAAAATTTGCAAATTCAACATCTGAATCGCAACTACACCAAAGATGGCAGAATAATTATCTGTGAATGGCATAATTCAGCGATTTTTGATGATAATGGCAAGTTAGTTTCTATACTTTCGATGGCTCAAGATATTAGCGATCGCAAGCGAACTGAAGAAGCATTAATCAAAAGTGAAAATCTGCTCAATGCTACGCAAAAGATGGCAAAGGTGGGAGGCTGGTCATACCAATTAGACTCTAATCAGATATTTTGGACAGAGGAGATATATCGCATCCATGACCTACCCTTAGATTTTGAAATCAATCTGGTCGAAGACCTCGACTACCTAGTGAACTTCTACACCGAAGGTAATTCTCAAATTATCAAACAATTATTTCAAAGGGCGGTTGATTACGGAGAATCCTATGATTTTGAGTCGCCATTTATTACTGCCAAAGGTCGCTATCTATGGGTAAGAACCAGTGGTGAAGTAATTAAAGAAAATGATAAAGTCATCAGTATATCCGGAACTTTAATGGATATTACCGATCAGAAGTTATCAGAACTATCTCTGCGAGCAAGTGAAGAGAAGTTTCGTAAACTGGCAGAAGATATTCCCTGTATGATCTATTCATATATGGTCTATCCCGATGGTAGTGATAGTTTTAAGTATGTCAGTCCCCGCTGTTGGGACATTCTGGAGCTAGACCCAGAGTTATTAATGGCAGATTCAAATTATCTTTGGTCTATGGTTTTTCCTGAGGATATGGCGATTATGAGAGAGAGAATTGCTAACTCTGTCAGCAGTTGTAGTGAATTTTCGGGAGAATTTCGGATTTGTACTTCTCAAGGAATTAGGTGGTTAGAGGCAGTTTCCTATCCAAAATCCAATAATAGTTCTGATGAAGATATTGACATAACATGGGAAGGATTTATTTTTGATATTAGCGATCGCAAGTTATCAGAAATTGCTCTAAAATCAAGTGAAGAGAAGTTTCGTAATTTGGCAGAAAAAATTCCTTGCGTCATCTATTCCTATGATACCTATGCCGATGGTACTGATGCCTTTACCTACATTAATCCCAAGTCATGGGATATTTTAGAAGTAGAGTCAAAACTACTCATGACAGACTCTAGTCTATTTTGGAATAAGGTATTTCCTGAAGATTTAATGATGTTAAAGCAAAAAATTGCTGAAACCACTAATGATTACTTTATCGCCGAATATCGCATTTATACCTCCAAAGGTGAAAGGTGGCTCCGCTCAATTTCCTACCCTGAACATCGTATTAATGGAAATATTAACTGGAATGGTTTTACCCTAGATGTTACTGATCGCAAGCTGGCAGAACAGAAACTCCAAACTTCCCTAAACCAAGTTGATAATCACTTTAATAACTCTCCTTTGGCAATTATTCAATGGGATTCTGATCACCATGTCGTGCGGTGGTCAAAGCAAGCGGAATTAATCTTTGGTTGGACAGAAGATGAGGTGATGGCAATGGATTATCCTAGCTGGCAATTTGTCCATGCAGAAGATACAGACAGGGTCGCTGCGGAATTTCGCTCTTTATATAATTCATCGGGTAATAAAAGAATTGAGGTAGAAAATCGCAACTACACCAAGGATGGGAGAGTAATTTATGCAGAGTGGTATGCCTCAGCAATTTTTGATGATGATGGTAATTTAATCTCTGTGCTTACTTTTGCCCAAGATATTAGCGATCGCAAACAACAGGAGCAACAAATTCAAGAAACTCAGACATTCCTAAATTCAATCATTGAAAATATTCCCAGTATAATTCTTGTTAAAGACGCTAAAGACTTGCGATTTAGTCTTATTAACGAAGCTGGGGAAGAATTATTAGGTAAATCCCGATCAGAAGTTTTAGGCAAAACTAACTACGATCTACATACTGACCAAAATGCCGAATATCTCACGAGCAGAGATCGAGAAGCAATAGACTTAGTCAAGATTGTCGATATTCCCGAGTTAATAATTAATACAGCGAATCGAGGATCTAGACTTCTCCACACTCGCAAAGTGCCAATTTTAGATCGAAATGGAACTGTTCAATATTTATTGACTATTTCCGAAGATATTAGTGAACTTAAAGTTATGGAGAAATCCCTCCAGCAAAAGCTGAAACAGGAGCAAATGCTGTTTGAAATCTCCAATCGTATTCGCCGTGATCTTGATCTACAGACTATTCTCGGTACAACAGTTAGAGAACTTCGAGAGGCTCTTCAATGCGATCGGGTAATTATCTATAGGTTTAATCCCGATTGGAGTGGAAATTTTGTGGCTGAGGCTGTGGGAAAAGGCTGGAATCCTCTAATGGCTGTGACAGTGGATGAGGAGATGATTCTTGAATATGATCAGTCTATTGCTGATGAGCGTTGCTATGTGAGGGAATTAACAACTATCAGTGGTTCAGATTTAACTGATACCTATTTGCGTAATCACCAAGGTGGAATATACCGCACTCAAACCAACTATCTCTGTGTGAAAAACATCTATGAGATGGGATTTAGTCCATGCTATATCGATTTACTAGAAGACCTTGGCATTAAGGCTTACATTACGATCCCGATCTATGAAGGTGATAAACTGTGGGGGTTACTTGCATCCTACCAAAACTCTGGGTTTCGTAATTGGCAAGAAGATGAAGTCGCGATCGCCATTCAAATTGCTAATCAATTAGGTATTTCCGTGCGCCAAGCAGAGTTATTTGATCAAATTAGACAACAGGCGGCGGAGTTAAAAATTGCAAAAGAGGCTGCCGAAGCTTCTACCCGTGCCAAGAGCGAATTTTTAGCAATGATGAGTCATGAAATCCGCACTCCGATGAATGCCGTAATTGGGATGACTGATCTGCTTACAACTACACAACTGGACGAAGAACAACTGGATTTTGTGGAGACCATTCGTTCGGGCGGCTATGCCCTGCTCAGTGTGATTAATGATATTTTAGATTTCTCAAAAATTGAGGCAAATGGTTTAGAACTAGCATTAGAACCCTTTGGATTACGTGCTTGCTTAGACAGTATTACCAGTCTGCTATCAGCGAAAGCCCTAGAAAATAACTTAATTCTCTCGATTCAAGTTGATCGGCGGATTCCTGAAACTTTGATTGGAGATGTGAATCGCTTGCGACAAATTCTGATCAATTTGGTGGGGAACTCCCTTAAATTCACAGAAACGGGTACAGTGCAAGTTCAGGTGAAACTGCTGCATAAAGAAGGGATTGATTGCAAAGTTCAGTTTGATGTGATTGATACTGGGATTGGTATTGCCAGCGATCGCCTCCAACGACTATTTCAACCATTTCAGCAAGGAGATAGTTCCATTACCCGTCGCTATGGAGGTACAGGTTTGGGCTTAGTAATCAGCAAACGCCTCTGTGAGATTATGGGCGGTAATATGTGGGTCAAGTCAACCCTTGGCTTAGGTTCTACATTTTCATTTATGGTGAATTTGCGATTGAGTCTAGAAACTGAAGTTAAACAAGTATCCCCACAGTTATTGACTAACTTGCCGTCTAGCTTACGCATTCTGATCGCTGAGGATAACCAAATTAATCAAAAGGTTGCCAGCACTATGCTAAAAAGACTGGGCTATGACGTGGAAATTGCTAACAATGGACTAGAGGCACTGGAGAAAATGAGAATCTATCCCTTTGACCTCATATTTATGGATATGCAGATGCCGGAAATGGATGGACTGACTGCCACTCGTCAGATTCGTTCGGAATTTTGCCTTGAAGATCAGCCCTTGATTGTAGCGATGACTGCCAATGTATCAACAGATTGTATGGAGGAGTGTTTTGCGGCAGGAATGGATGAATTTGTGGCTAAACCTGTGCGACAGGATGATTTAATTAAGGCGATCGCTAAACTGTTTCCTTAA
- a CDS encoding phosphoketolase, whose protein sequence is MIAANPNTSISAFGAARATVEGEPLSAEELLKIHAYWRACNYLAAGMIYLRDNPLLKEPLKPEHIKKRLLGHWGSSPGLAFIYIHLNRLIKKYNLNMIFMAGPGHGAPGVLAPTYLEGTYAEVYPDKSEDEEGLKAFFKQFSFPGGIGSHCTPETPGSIHEGGELGYSLSHAYGAAFDNPNLVVAVVVGDGEAETGPLATSWHGNKFINPIRDGAVLPILHLNGYKINNPTLLARISHEELAALFTGYGYTPYFIEGSEHDSMHQSMAATVEHCLNEIKNIQAQARTTGIAERPRWPLIILRSPKGWTGPKSVDGHKVEGFWRAHQVPIAKIDNPAHLQILEEWLLSYKPEELFDHNGTLLPELKELAPQGNRRMSANPHANGGLLKKALKMPDFRDYAIAFEQPAQIEAENTWYLGEFLRDIMKLNPHNFRVFGPDETSSNKLNAIYEVSKKFWIETYLPEDTDGGELATDGRVIEMLSEHTLEGMLEGYLLTGRHGFLSSYEAFIHVIDSMFNQHAKWLDICNHIPWRSDIASLNLLITSTVWRQDHNGFTHQDPGFLDLVVNKSASVTRIYLPPDVNCLLSVANHCLHSQNYVNVIVADKQLHLQYLSIDAAIAHCTKGIGIWDWASNDQGQEPDLVIASAGDIPTQEALAAIVLLREAFPDLKIRFINVVDLFKLQPNTEHPHGLSDADFDSLFTLDKPIIFNFHGYPWLIHRLAYRRTNHRNLHVRGYKEKGNINTPMELAINNEIDRFSLAIDAINRIPALKVAGAHAKDKFRNLQIDARQYAYTYGVDKPEFTKWVWTIT, encoded by the coding sequence ATGATAGCAGCCAACCCCAATACTTCTATTAGTGCCTTCGGAGCAGCTAGAGCTACAGTAGAAGGTGAACCCTTAAGTGCTGAAGAATTGCTCAAAATACATGCTTACTGGCGTGCTTGTAACTATTTGGCGGCGGGCATGATCTATCTGCGTGATAACCCTCTACTCAAAGAGCCCCTTAAACCAGAACATATCAAAAAGCGGCTCTTGGGACATTGGGGATCAAGTCCGGGATTAGCATTTATTTACATCCATCTAAATCGATTAATCAAAAAATATAATTTGAATATGATTTTCATGGCTGGACCTGGACATGGAGCACCCGGAGTACTTGCACCGACTTACTTAGAAGGTACCTATGCCGAAGTCTATCCCGATAAAAGTGAAGATGAAGAGGGATTGAAAGCCTTTTTTAAACAGTTCTCTTTTCCCGGTGGCATTGGTAGTCATTGTACGCCCGAAACGCCCGGTTCTATTCATGAAGGTGGAGAATTAGGCTACAGTCTTTCCCATGCTTACGGTGCTGCTTTTGATAATCCTAATTTAGTGGTGGCAGTTGTAGTTGGAGATGGGGAAGCGGAAACTGGACCACTGGCTACTTCTTGGCATGGAAACAAGTTTATTAATCCTATTCGTGATGGGGCGGTATTGCCGATTTTGCATCTGAATGGTTATAAGATCAACAATCCGACATTACTAGCACGCATCAGTCATGAAGAATTAGCGGCACTATTTACTGGTTATGGCTATACTCCTTACTTTATTGAAGGCTCCGAGCATGATTCTATGCACCAATCTATGGCAGCTACGGTTGAGCATTGCCTGAATGAAATCAAAAATATCCAAGCGCAAGCCCGCACCACTGGTATTGCCGAGCGTCCGCGTTGGCCCCTAATTATTTTGCGATCGCCCAAAGGTTGGACTGGACCAAAGTCAGTAGATGGACATAAAGTCGAAGGATTCTGGCGGGCACACCAAGTTCCCATTGCCAAAATTGATAATCCTGCCCATTTGCAAATACTAGAGGAATGGCTGCTTAGTTATAAACCTGAAGAATTATTTGATCACAACGGCACATTACTGCCTGAGTTAAAGGAACTAGCTCCCCAAGGTAATCGCCGCATGAGTGCTAATCCCCATGCCAATGGAGGGCTACTAAAGAAAGCCCTAAAAATGCCAGATTTCCGAGACTATGCGATCGCCTTTGAGCAACCCGCCCAGATTGAGGCAGAGAATACTTGGTATTTAGGTGAGTTTTTGCGAGACATTATGAAGTTAAACCCCCACAACTTCCGAGTGTTTGGACCCGATGAAACTAGTTCTAATAAGCTGAATGCCATCTATGAAGTTAGTAAAAAATTCTGGATTGAAACTTACCTACCCGAAGATACCGATGGGGGAGAACTAGCAACCGATGGACGGGTGATCGAGATGTTAAGCGAACACACGTTAGAAGGAATGCTAGAGGGGTATTTACTTACTGGTCGTCATGGCTTTCTGTCCTCCTATGAAGCTTTTATTCATGTGATTGATTCGATGTTTAATCAACATGCCAAGTGGCTCGACATCTGCAATCATATTCCTTGGCGGTCAGACATTGCTTCTTTAAATTTATTAATTACCTCTACTGTATGGCGACAAGATCACAATGGGTTTACCCATCAAGACCCCGGATTTCTTGATTTAGTAGTTAATAAGAGTGCCTCCGTTACGCGCATTTATCTCCCGCCAGATGTTAACTGTCTTTTGTCTGTGGCGAATCATTGCTTGCATAGTCAAAATTATGTGAATGTGATTGTTGCCGATAAGCAATTACACCTGCAATATTTGAGCATAGATGCAGCGATCGCCCATTGCACTAAGGGCATTGGTATTTGGGATTGGGCAAGTAACGATCAAGGACAGGAGCCTGATTTAGTGATAGCAAGTGCTGGGGATATTCCCACCCAAGAGGCATTAGCAGCAATAGTTCTACTTAGAGAAGCATTCCCCGACCTCAAAATTCGCTTTATTAATGTGGTTGATCTATTCAAACTGCAACCAAATACCGAACATCCCCACGGCTTAAGTGATGCTGATTTTGATAGTCTTTTTACCCTTGATAAGCCGATTATCTTTAACTTTCATGGCTATCCTTGGTTAATTCACCGCCTTGCTTACCGTCGTACTAACCACAGGAATCTCCATGTTAGGGGTTATAAGGAGAAGGGAAATA
- a CDS encoding ion transporter: MHNSAIAFITKLKIKVAFYLDDLETPIGKAISIAIALLVLISAGIFVAETYPISNRTQQILDIIDTSILYIFGLEYLLRFWCAEHKSKYFFSLYSLIDLIAILPFFLAAADTRYIRLLRWFRFLRIFRFLSKKSHQNQEFNIFARVIFTLLSIVFIFSGLVYQFEHVVNKKDFGTFLDAFYFSIFTMTTVGYGDVTPITSAGKLMTILMILTGIALIPIQLGELFKKLVKNANQVDITCSQCGFSQHDSDALCCKICGTKLL; the protein is encoded by the coding sequence ATGCATAATTCAGCGATCGCCTTTATTACTAAACTTAAAATTAAGGTTGCATTTTATCTAGATGATCTTGAAACCCCAATTGGCAAAGCCATTAGTATTGCGATCGCTCTTTTAGTTTTAATTTCCGCAGGTATATTTGTCGCAGAAACCTATCCAATTTCTAATAGGACTCAACAAATTTTAGATATTATCGATACTTCTATTCTATATATTTTTGGATTAGAGTATTTATTAAGATTTTGGTGTGCTGAGCATAAATCTAAGTACTTTTTTAGTTTATATTCTTTAATTGATTTAATTGCGATACTTCCATTCTTTTTAGCTGCCGCTGATACCAGATATATCAGATTATTAAGATGGTTTAGATTTTTAAGAATTTTTCGATTTTTATCTAAAAAATCACACCAAAATCAAGAATTTAATATTTTTGCAAGAGTCATATTTACACTACTTTCCATAGTATTTATTTTTTCTGGATTAGTTTATCAATTTGAACATGTAGTTAACAAAAAGGATTTTGGAACTTTCTTAGATGCTTTTTACTTCTCAATTTTTACTATGACTACAGTTGGGTATGGAGATGTTACCCCGATTACCTCTGCAGGAAAGTTGATGACGATTTTAATGATTTTAACTGGTATTGCTTTGATTCCTATACAGTTAGGGGAGTTATTTAAGAAATTAGTCAAAAATGCTAATCAAGTTGATATAACTTGCAGTCAATGTGGTTTTTCTCAGCATGATTCTGATGCTTTATGTTGTAAAATTTGTGGCACAAAGTTATTGTAG